A genomic region of Rhizobium sp. NXC24 contains the following coding sequences:
- a CDS encoding PAS domain-containing sensor histidine kinase, translating to MKQDAVSPQASDEAVVKVTDRRASFALPGLILAGGALLCAIATLLMLLGLTPIAPTSSVVFTSVVINGLFVLGLIALIAREVARLVKARSRGRAAARLHIRIVVLFSIVAITPAILVAIVASLTLNVGLDRWFALRTQQIISSSQNVAQAYLMENASYLQGQTVSMANDLERNRTLYSLDRTGFADLMTRQAKGRGLLGAFLVRRDGSAIVQADIKTERPLPAIPKDALDASADGQPTLIPPGVTNLVGAILKLDEIPGSFLYTVRAVDPRVMNAMRMVEDNTAEYKAMEAGRMSLQIAFAVLYIGFALIVLLAAIWTAIAVADRIVRPIRLLISAADNVASGNMNVLVPVRAADGDVGSLSRTFNKMIAEIRTQRDEILEAKDEVDDRRRFIEAVLSGVTAAVIGVEHDRRITIANTSAEELLTLKSDELVGKNLAEIAPEVEQVVTEATTRHRNDFRKQISLVRGGTVRTLSVQVTREESRDANESYVITLDDITDLVIAQRSTAWADVARRIAHEIKNPLTPIQLSAERIRRRFGKNIAEADRPVFDQCTDTIIRQVGDIGRMVDEFSSFARMPKPTMEPSDLRDILRDAVFLREMGNNHVKFERELGDERLEGMFDTRMLGQAFGNLIKNAVEAIEGVPSGETREEPKVLVRSSLDAERDRFTVDVIDNGRGLPVENRHSILEPYMTMREKGTGLGLAIVKKIIEDHGGQLELHDAPADFDQGRGAMIRVHLPRREQAAVAQTASDKESVYGI from the coding sequence ATGAAGCAGGACGCGGTGTCGCCGCAAGCGAGCGACGAGGCGGTCGTCAAAGTGACGGACCGTCGAGCATCCTTCGCCCTCCCTGGCCTGATCTTGGCCGGCGGCGCGCTTTTGTGCGCGATTGCGACGCTTCTGATGCTTCTGGGGCTGACACCGATTGCCCCTACATCCTCTGTCGTCTTCACCTCCGTTGTGATCAACGGCCTGTTCGTTCTGGGGCTGATCGCCCTGATCGCACGCGAAGTTGCGCGCCTTGTGAAAGCGCGCAGTCGCGGCCGCGCGGCGGCGCGTCTGCATATCCGCATCGTCGTTCTCTTTTCCATCGTTGCGATCACCCCGGCGATCCTCGTGGCCATTGTCGCCAGCTTGACGCTGAATGTCGGCCTAGACCGCTGGTTTGCGCTGCGCACGCAGCAGATCATCAGTTCCTCGCAGAATGTCGCCCAAGCCTACCTGATGGAGAACGCCAGCTACCTGCAGGGCCAGACCGTTTCCATGGCGAACGATCTGGAGCGCAATCGCACGCTCTACAGCCTCGACCGCACCGGTTTTGCCGATCTGATGACCCGCCAGGCCAAGGGCCGCGGTTTGCTGGGCGCGTTTCTGGTGCGCCGTGACGGCAGCGCGATCGTTCAGGCCGACATCAAGACTGAGCGTCCGCTGCCGGCCATTCCGAAGGATGCGCTCGACGCCTCCGCGGACGGCCAGCCGACGCTCATACCGCCCGGAGTGACCAACCTCGTCGGCGCCATCCTCAAACTGGACGAGATTCCCGGCTCCTTCCTCTATACCGTCCGGGCCGTCGATCCGCGCGTCATGAACGCGATGCGCATGGTCGAAGACAACACGGCCGAATACAAGGCGATGGAAGCAGGACGCATGTCCCTGCAGATCGCCTTTGCCGTGCTCTATATCGGCTTTGCGCTGATCGTGCTTCTGGCGGCGATCTGGACCGCGATCGCGGTTGCCGACCGCATCGTTCGGCCGATCCGGCTTTTGATCAGTGCAGCCGACAATGTCGCCTCCGGCAACATGAATGTGCTGGTGCCGGTGCGCGCGGCCGATGGCGACGTCGGCAGCCTGTCGCGCACCTTCAACAAGATGATCGCGGAGATACGCACCCAACGCGACGAGATTCTTGAAGCCAAGGACGAGGTGGATGACCGCCGCCGCTTCATCGAAGCGGTGCTCTCCGGCGTCACTGCGGCCGTGATCGGCGTCGAACACGACCGGCGCATCACCATTGCCAACACATCTGCCGAAGAGCTGCTGACCCTGAAGAGCGATGAGCTTGTCGGCAAGAACCTGGCGGAGATAGCCCCTGAGGTCGAGCAGGTGGTGACGGAAGCGACGACCCGGCATCGCAATGATTTCCGCAAGCAGATCAGCCTGGTGCGCGGCGGTACGGTGCGGACGCTGAGCGTCCAGGTGACGCGCGAGGAGTCGCGCGACGCGAATGAATCCTACGTCATCACGCTCGACGACATCACCGATCTGGTCATCGCCCAGCGCTCGACCGCTTGGGCCGATGTCGCCCGCCGTATCGCGCATGAGATCAAGAACCCGCTGACGCCGATCCAGCTTTCCGCCGAGCGCATCCGCCGCCGCTTCGGCAAGAATATCGCCGAGGCCGATCGCCCGGTCTTTGATCAATGTACCGACACGATCATCCGCCAGGTGGGCGATATCGGTCGCATGGTCGATGAATTCTCGTCATTTGCCCGCATGCCGAAACCGACGATGGAACCGAGCGATCTGCGCGACATCCTGCGCGACGCGGTGTTCCTGCGCGAAATGGGAAACAATCACGTCAAGTTCGAGCGCGAACTCGGGGACGAGCGACTGGAAGGCATGTTTGACACGCGCATGCTGGGTCAGGCTTTCGGCAATCTCATAAAGAACGCCGTCGAGGCGATCGAGGGCGTGCCGAGCGGCGAGACCCGCGAGGAGCCTAAGGTCCTTGTACGTTCATCCCTGGATGCTGAGCGCGATCGCTTTACGGTCGACGTCATCGACAATGGCCGCGGCCTGCCGGTCGAGAATCGGCACAGCATTCTCGAACCTTACATGACGATGCGCGAGAAGGGGACGGGCCTCGGTCTCGCGATCGTCAAGAAGATCATTGAAGACCATGGCGGGCAGCTCGAATTGCATGATGCTCCCGCCGATTTCGACCAGGGCAGGGGTGCCATGATCCGCGTGCATTTGCCGCGTCGTGAGCAGGCCGCCGTCGCCCAGACAGCAAGTGACAAGGAAAGCGTATATGGCATCTGA
- a CDS encoding sigma-54 dependent transcriptional regulator yields the protein MASDILVVDDEEDIREIVSGILSDEGHETRTAFDSDSALAAISDRAPRLIFLDIWMQGSKLDGLSLLDEIKTRHPELPVVMISGHGNIETAVSAIKRGAFDFIEKPFKADRLILIAERALENSKLKREVSELKRRTGDAVELIGTSVAVSQLRQTIDKVSPTNSRVMIFGPSGSGKELVARMIHKKSSRANGPFVALNAATITPERMEIALFGTEGSPGQPRKIGALEEAHRGILYLDEVGEMPRETQNKILRVLVDQQFERVGGSKRVKVDVRIISSTAYNLESRIAESLFREDLYHRLAVVPVRVPALAERREDIPFLVDQLMRQISEQAGIRSRRIGDDAMAVLQAHDWPGNIRQLRNNIERLMILARTDGPDTPITAEMLPTDLGDMLPKVSAKNDYHIMTLPLREAREMFERDYLIAQINRFGGNISRTAEFVGMERSALHRKLKSLGV from the coding sequence ATGGCATCTGATATTCTCGTGGTGGATGATGAGGAAGATATCCGCGAAATCGTTTCGGGAATTCTTTCAGATGAGGGGCATGAGACTCGCACTGCGTTTGATAGTGACAGCGCTTTGGCGGCGATCTCCGACCGCGCGCCGCGGCTGATCTTCCTCGATATCTGGATGCAGGGCAGCAAGCTCGACGGACTGTCGCTGCTGGATGAGATCAAGACACGGCATCCGGAGCTGCCTGTCGTGATGATCTCCGGCCACGGCAACATCGAAACCGCCGTCTCCGCCATCAAGCGCGGCGCCTTCGATTTCATCGAGAAGCCGTTCAAGGCAGACCGGCTGATCCTGATCGCCGAACGGGCGCTGGAAAATTCCAAGCTGAAGCGCGAGGTCTCGGAGCTCAAGCGCCGCACCGGTGATGCCGTCGAGCTGATCGGCACGTCGGTTGCCGTTTCGCAGCTTCGCCAGACCATCGACAAGGTCTCTCCCACCAATAGCCGCGTGATGATCTTCGGCCCCTCCGGTTCCGGCAAGGAGCTGGTGGCCCGTATGATTCACAAGAAGTCGTCGCGCGCCAATGGTCCTTTCGTCGCCTTGAATGCCGCAACGATCACGCCCGAACGCATGGAGATCGCCCTGTTCGGGACCGAGGGTTCGCCCGGCCAGCCACGCAAGATCGGCGCGCTGGAAGAGGCGCATCGGGGCATCCTCTATCTCGACGAAGTCGGCGAGATGCCGCGCGAGACGCAGAACAAGATCCTGCGCGTGCTGGTCGATCAGCAATTCGAGCGCGTCGGCGGCTCGAAGCGGGTGAAGGTCGATGTGCGCATCATATCGTCGACGGCCTACAATCTGGAAAGCCGGATTGCCGAAAGCCTGTTCCGCGAAGATCTCTACCATCGCCTGGCCGTGGTGCCGGTGCGGGTGCCTGCTCTCGCCGAGCGGCGCGAGGATATTCCATTCCTCGTCGATCAGTTGATGCGGCAGATTTCCGAGCAGGCCGGCATCCGCTCGCGCCGGATCGGCGACGACGCCATGGCGGTGCTGCAGGCGCATGATTGGCCGGGCAATATTCGCCAGCTTCGCAACAATATCGAACGCCTGATGATCCTGGCGCGCACCGATGGCCCGGATACGCCGATTACGGCGGAGATGTTGCCGACCGATCTTGGCGACATGCTGCCGAAGGTCTCCGCCAAGAACGACTATCACATCATGACGTTGCCGCTGCGTGAAGCGCGTGAAATGTTCGAGCGCGACTATCTGATTGCCCAGATCAACCGCTTCGGCGGCAATATTTCGCGCACGGCCGAGTTCGTCGGCATGGAGCGCTCCGCGCTGCATCGCAAGCTGAAGTCGCTCGGCGTCTGA
- a CDS encoding D-amino-acid transaminase: MPRIAYVNGRYVKHSDAMVHVEDRGYQFADGVYEVCEVRHSLIVDLTRHLDRLNRSLGELRIAWPMSRAVLIHVIRETLRRNHVRNGLFYLQVTRGVARRDHVFPAPGTPSSIVVTAKSTDPSIIAKKNANGIKAITVRDNRWDRVDIKSVGLLSNALARQQAKEAGAQEAIYIDHNGMVKEGAATNVWIVDSDGNLVTRPAEHGILRGITRTTLIDVAAKLELPIVERFFSVEEMMAAREVFITAATSICFPVVAIDGETIANGHPGTVSQKIREAFFDVAEKTAI; encoded by the coding sequence ATGCCGAGAATAGCTTATGTGAACGGCCGTTACGTCAAGCACAGCGACGCGATGGTCCATGTGGAGGATCGCGGTTATCAATTCGCCGACGGCGTCTACGAGGTTTGCGAGGTCCGTCACAGCCTGATCGTCGATCTGACCCGGCATCTCGACCGTCTCAACCGCTCCCTCGGCGAGCTGCGCATCGCCTGGCCGATGAGCCGCGCGGTGCTGATCCATGTGATTCGCGAGACTCTGCGCCGCAATCATGTCCGCAACGGCCTTTTCTATCTGCAGGTTACGCGCGGTGTTGCCCGGCGGGATCATGTTTTCCCGGCCCCAGGGACGCCGTCCTCGATCGTCGTCACCGCCAAGAGCACCGATCCGTCCATCATCGCCAAGAAAAATGCCAATGGCATCAAGGCGATTACCGTGCGCGACAACCGTTGGGATCGGGTCGACATCAAGTCGGTCGGGCTTCTGTCGAACGCGCTGGCTCGCCAGCAGGCCAAGGAAGCCGGCGCGCAGGAAGCCATCTATATCGACCACAACGGCATGGTGAAGGAGGGGGCAGCGACCAACGTCTGGATCGTCGATTCCGATGGCAACCTGGTCACGCGTCCGGCCGAGCACGGCATTCTGCGCGGCATCACGCGCACGACGCTGATCGACGTTGCCGCGAAATTGGAGCTTCCCATCGTCGAGCGGTTTTTCTCCGTCGAGGAGATGATGGCGGCGCGCGAAGTGTTCATCACGGCGGCCACAAGCATTTGTTTTCCGGTGGTCGCCATCGATGGCGAGACGATCGCCAACGGTCATCCGGGAACCGTTTCGCAGAAAATCCGCGAAGCCTTTTTCGACGTTGCGGAAAAGACTGCGATTTGA
- the hfq gene encoding RNA chaperone Hfq, which yields MAERSQNLQDLFLNTVRKQKISLTIFLINGVKLTGVVTSFDNFCVLLRRDGHSQLVYKHAISTIMPGQPMQMFESEEVAS from the coding sequence ATGGCGGAACGTTCTCAGAACTTGCAGGACCTATTTCTCAATACTGTTCGCAAGCAAAAGATTTCACTCACAATCTTTTTGATCAATGGCGTAAAGCTCACGGGCGTTGTTACGTCTTTTGACAATTTCTGCGTCCTGCTGCGCCGAGACGGCCATTCTCAGCTCGTCTACAAGCATGCGATCTCGACGATCATGCCTGGCCAACCGATGCAGATGTTCGAGAGCGAAGAAGTCGCATCCTAA
- the hflX gene encoding GTPase HflX → MPETAKHRDDTHAVVIVPVLKQARASRTAQADGATTTTRSPESRLEEAKGLALAIDLDVVNGSIVPISDPRPATLLGTGKIEEIRALLDEFNAGLVIVDHPLTPVQQRNLEKEWNAKVIDRTGLILEIFGRRASTKEGTLQVDLAHLNYQKGRLVRSWTHLERQRGGAGFMGGPGETQIEADRRMLQERIIRLERELEQVVRTRQLHRAKRKKVPHPIVALVGYTNAGKSTLFNRITGAGVLAEDMLFATLDPTLRRMKLPHGRTVILSDTVGFISDLPTHLVAAFRATLEEVLEADLILHVRDLSDDDNPAQSADVMRILGDLGIGEAEGAERILEVWNKIDRLEPEAHDAIVQKASTAENVIAVSARSGEGVDRLMNEISRRLSGVLTETTITLPVDKLALLPWLYNHAIVDNREDNEDGTITLDLRLTETEAAELERRMGNGPKPQREDWE, encoded by the coding sequence ATCCCGGAAACAGCAAAGCATCGGGATGATACGCATGCTGTCGTCATTGTGCCTGTCCTGAAGCAGGCGCGCGCATCGCGCACCGCGCAGGCAGATGGTGCGACGACGACTACACGTTCCCCCGAAAGCCGGCTCGAAGAAGCCAAGGGTCTGGCGCTTGCCATCGACCTGGACGTCGTCAATGGCTCGATCGTGCCGATCAGCGATCCGCGTCCAGCGACGCTTCTCGGCACAGGCAAGATCGAGGAAATCCGCGCGCTGCTCGATGAATTTAACGCCGGCCTGGTGATCGTCGATCATCCGCTGACGCCGGTACAGCAGCGCAACCTCGAGAAGGAATGGAACGCCAAGGTCATCGACCGCACGGGTCTCATTCTCGAAATCTTCGGCCGCCGCGCCTCCACCAAGGAAGGCACGCTGCAGGTCGATCTCGCACATTTGAATTACCAAAAAGGCCGGCTGGTTCGAAGCTGGACCCACCTTGAGCGCCAGCGCGGCGGTGCGGGCTTCATGGGCGGCCCCGGTGAAACCCAGATCGAGGCCGACCGGCGCATGCTGCAGGAGCGGATCATCCGGCTCGAGCGCGAACTGGAACAAGTGGTGCGCACCCGTCAGCTTCACCGTGCCAAGCGCAAGAAGGTGCCGCACCCGATCGTGGCATTGGTGGGCTATACCAATGCCGGCAAATCGACGCTGTTCAACCGAATTACCGGCGCCGGCGTCCTGGCCGAGGACATGCTGTTTGCGACGCTCGATCCGACGCTTCGGCGCATGAAGCTGCCGCATGGCCGCACCGTGATCCTCTCCGATACCGTCGGCTTCATTTCCGACCTGCCGACCCATCTGGTGGCCGCTTTTCGCGCTACGCTGGAAGAAGTCCTGGAAGCCGACTTGATCCTGCATGTGCGCGATCTTTCGGATGACGACAACCCAGCGCAGAGCGCCGATGTCATGCGCATCCTCGGCGATCTCGGCATTGGCGAGGCGGAAGGGGCGGAGCGCATCCTCGAGGTCTGGAACAAGATTGATCGACTGGAGCCGGAGGCGCACGATGCCATCGTCCAGAAGGCATCAACCGCCGAAAACGTGATCGCGGTCTCGGCAAGGAGCGGTGAGGGCGTCGATCGCCTGATGAACGAAATCAGCCGCCGGCTTTCCGGTGTCCTGACCGAGACGACGATCACGCTGCCCGTCGACAAGCTGGCATTGTTGCCCTGGCTTTACAATCACGCCATCGTCGATAACCGGGAAGACAACGAGGACGGCACGATCACGTTGGATCTGCGCTTGACTGAGACGGAAGCCGCGGAGCTGGAACGGCGCATGGGCAACGGCCCGAAGCCGCAGCGTGAGGATTGGGAATAG
- the mazG gene encoding nucleoside triphosphate pyrophosphohydrolase, which produces MQASRDISRLIEIMAALRNPETGCPWDIVQTFETIKPYTIEEAYEVSDAIERRDMDDLCEELGDLLLQVVFHARMAEEAGEFSFGDVVEAITRKMIRRHPHVFAVSGADTPDAVKLQWEEIKAEEKRERAGRRARRGIAEDFKTGFLGSVQRTFPALTEALKLQERAAKVGFDWSAPEPILDKIEEEIDELRVALASGDKAKVGDELGDLIFAVVNIGRHVKADPEQSLRGTNTKFRRRFNHIETTLAAEGETLDGASLERMEDIWQAAKAIERQLAE; this is translated from the coding sequence ATGCAAGCATCGAGAGACATATCCCGCCTGATCGAAATCATGGCGGCGCTGCGCAATCCCGAGACCGGTTGCCCCTGGGACATTGTCCAGACCTTCGAGACCATCAAGCCCTATACGATCGAGGAAGCCTACGAGGTTTCCGATGCGATCGAACGCAGGGATATGGACGATCTTTGCGAGGAGCTCGGCGATCTCCTGCTGCAGGTCGTTTTCCACGCTCGCATGGCCGAGGAAGCGGGCGAGTTCTCCTTTGGCGATGTGGTGGAAGCCATTACCCGCAAGATGATCCGCCGGCATCCGCATGTCTTTGCCGTCTCCGGCGCCGACACGCCCGACGCTGTGAAGCTGCAATGGGAGGAGATCAAGGCGGAAGAGAAGCGCGAGCGCGCCGGGCGGCGGGCGCGGCGGGGTATTGCCGAAGATTTCAAAACCGGTTTCCTCGGCTCGGTGCAGCGCACATTCCCCGCTTTGACCGAGGCCCTGAAATTGCAGGAACGCGCCGCCAAAGTCGGATTCGACTGGTCAGCACCCGAGCCGATCCTCGACAAGATCGAGGAGGAGATCGATGAATTGCGGGTGGCGCTTGCGAGCGGCGACAAGGCCAAGGTCGGCGACGAACTGGGCGACCTGATCTTCGCCGTCGTCAACATCGGGCGGCATGTGAAGGCAGACCCGGAGCAGTCATTGCGCGGCACCAACACGAAGTTCCGCCGCCGTTTCAATCACATCGAAACGACACTTGCCGCCGAAGGGGAAACCCTGGACGGCGCTTCTCTGGAACGGATGGAAGATATCTGGCAGGCGGCGAAGGCGATCGAGCGTCAGCTCGCCGAGTAG
- a CDS encoding nucleoside deaminase: MSANTIAPRLLDVMEHDILPLTQRGVAAGNKVFGAAILRKSDLSLVIAETNNELENPLWHGEVHALKRFYELGEKPATKELIFLSTHEPCSMCMSAITWAGFDNFYYFFSHEDSRDAFAIPHDLKILKEVFGLEPGDYRRQNAFWNSFAVADLVETEADPLKAALKEQTARIKAAYNALSDSYQATKSDNDIPLN; this comes from the coding sequence TTGTCCGCCAACACCATCGCCCCTCGCCTCCTCGATGTGATGGAACACGATATCCTGCCATTGACGCAAAGGGGCGTTGCCGCCGGAAACAAGGTGTTTGGCGCCGCGATCCTGCGCAAATCCGACCTGTCGCTGGTCATTGCCGAAACGAACAACGAACTCGAAAATCCGCTTTGGCATGGCGAAGTGCATGCGTTGAAGCGCTTCTACGAACTCGGCGAGAAGCCTGCGACCAAGGAGCTGATCTTCCTCTCTACGCACGAACCTTGCAGCATGTGCATGTCGGCAATCACCTGGGCCGGTTTCGATAATTTCTATTACTTCTTCAGCCATGAGGATTCCCGCGACGCCTTCGCGATCCCGCATGACCTGAAGATCCTGAAAGAAGTCTTCGGACTGGAACCGGGCGACTATCGCCGGCAGAACGCCTTCTGGAACAGCTTTGCCGTCGCCGATCTCGTCGAAACCGAGGCGGACCCGCTGAAGGCGGCACTCAAGGAACAGACGGCGCGCATCAAGGCCGCCTATAACGCGCTCTCTGATAGCTATCAGGCGACCAAGAGCGACAATGACATTCCACTGAACTGA
- the cysG gene encoding siroheme synthase CysG, whose protein sequence is MPPRTQQLSVFPAFFRVEGRIAAVFGNGDEAFAKTRLLMNTQAKIVAYTQTPEADYHSFLIANRIETVRAAFSPDQVQGAALVFAATGDAEADRAIVDAARAERIPANAVDQPDYCDFYTPALVNRAPVAVAIGTEGAGPVLAQMIRAQIDQILSPSLGKLAELATSYRKSVDRLVPRGVARRVFWRRFFSGPVADAVSAGHLLQAERAADSLLCSMHKVEGHVWLVGAGPGAEDLLTLRAQRVMMEADVIVYDALVPQAIVDMGRRDAERLSVGKRKGCHTKSQEEINDLLVQLGRDGKRVVRLKSGDPLVYGRAGEEMAALRAAGVTYEIVPGITSAFAAAADFELPLTLRGVASSLVFTTGHDLTGDVLPDWASLAVSGATIAVYMGRTVAASVAGRLMDAGLPPETTVAVIENASRRDRRLMHGTLKDLPDLEHRDELSGPVMVIIGDAVAGANFEQSEPLVRQETAAQEFARS, encoded by the coding sequence ATGCCTCCCAGGACTCAACAGCTTTCGGTGTTTCCCGCCTTCTTTCGCGTGGAAGGAAGGATCGCGGCTGTCTTCGGCAATGGTGATGAAGCCTTTGCCAAGACGCGGTTGCTGATGAACACGCAGGCGAAGATCGTCGCCTATACGCAGACGCCGGAGGCCGATTATCACTCCTTCCTGATTGCCAACCGCATCGAGACGGTGCGTGCAGCCTTTTCGCCGGATCAGGTCCAGGGCGCTGCCCTCGTGTTCGCCGCCACTGGCGATGCCGAAGCCGATCGCGCTATTGTTGATGCCGCCCGCGCCGAAAGAATTCCGGCGAACGCCGTCGATCAGCCGGACTATTGCGATTTTTACACCCCGGCGCTGGTCAATCGTGCCCCTGTGGCCGTTGCGATCGGTACCGAAGGCGCCGGCCCCGTGCTGGCGCAGATGATCCGCGCGCAGATCGATCAGATACTCTCGCCCTCGCTCGGCAAGCTCGCTGAACTGGCGACGAGCTATCGCAAATCCGTCGATCGTCTCGTGCCGCGCGGCGTCGCTCGCCGCGTCTTCTGGCGCCGCTTTTTTTCCGGTCCGGTTGCTGACGCCGTCAGTGCGGGCCATTTGCTGCAGGCGGAACGCGCTGCGGACAGCTTGCTGTGCTCGATGCATAAGGTCGAGGGCCATGTGTGGCTGGTCGGTGCCGGTCCTGGCGCGGAAGATCTGCTGACCCTGCGCGCCCAGCGCGTGATGATGGAAGCTGATGTCATCGTCTATGACGCGCTCGTCCCGCAGGCCATTGTTGATATGGGCCGCCGGGACGCTGAGCGTCTTTCCGTCGGCAAGCGCAAGGGCTGCCATACCAAATCCCAGGAAGAGATCAACGATCTGCTGGTGCAGCTTGGCCGCGACGGCAAGCGCGTTGTGCGGCTGAAATCCGGCGATCCGCTGGTCTATGGCCGGGCGGGCGAAGAGATGGCTGCCCTGCGTGCCGCTGGCGTTACCTATGAGATCGTTCCGGGCATCACCTCGGCCTTTGCTGCGGCTGCCGATTTCGAGCTGCCGTTGACATTGCGCGGCGTTGCTTCATCGCTGGTCTTCACCACTGGTCACGACCTGACCGGCGACGTTCTGCCGGATTGGGCAAGCCTTGCCGTATCCGGCGCGACCATCGCCGTCTATATGGGCCGTACGGTGGCCGCATCCGTTGCTGGCCGCCTGATGGACGCCGGGCTTCCGCCTGAGACGACTGTTGCCGTCATCGAGAACGCCAGCCGCCGCGACCGGCGCCTGATGCACGGCACATTGAAAGATTTGCCGGACCTGGAGCATCGCGATGAGCTGAGCGGTCCGGTCATGGTTATCATAGGCGATGCCGTCGCCGGCGCCAATTTCGAACAGTCCGAGCCGCTGGTCCGTCAGGAGACCGCTGCTCAAGAATTTGCAAGGAGCTGA
- a CDS encoding DUF2849 domain-containing protein: MVDKVLTANRLTDGIAVWWNANGEWATSLQGALVARHAEAEAALEAIGKQAYADNKVVDVALIEIQETGGKLWPLRLRERIRAEGPTMEYAPGYAAADPEFIAV, translated from the coding sequence ATGGTCGACAAGGTTCTGACCGCAAACCGGCTGACCGACGGCATTGCCGTCTGGTGGAATGCCAATGGTGAGTGGGCAACCTCGCTGCAAGGGGCGCTGGTCGCTCGTCATGCCGAGGCGGAAGCCGCGCTCGAGGCGATCGGCAAGCAGGCCTATGCCGACAACAAGGTTGTCGATGTTGCTCTGATCGAGATCCAGGAAACCGGCGGCAAGCTCTGGCCGCTGCGCCTGCGCGAGCGCATTCGCGCCGAAGGTCCCACTATGGAATACGCGCCGGGCTATGCCGCGGCCGATCCGGAATTCATTGCAGTCTGA